One window from the genome of Balaenoptera musculus isolate JJ_BM4_2016_0621 chromosome 3, mBalMus1.pri.v3, whole genome shotgun sequence encodes:
- the FZR1 gene encoding fizzy-related protein homolog isoform X3, which translates to MDQDYERRLLRQIVIQNENTMPCVAEMRRTLTPANSPVSSPSKHGDRFIPSRAGANWSVNFHRINENEKSPSQNRKAKDATSDNGKDGLAYSALLKNELLGAGIEKVQDPQTEDRRLQPSTPERKGLFTYSLSAKRSSPDDGNDVSPYSLSPVSNKSQKLLRSPRKPTRKISKIPFKVLDAPELQDDFYLNLVDWSSLNVLSVGLGTCVYLWSACTSQVTRLCDLSVEGDSVTSVGWSERGNLVAVGTHKGFVQIWDAAAGKKLSMLEGHTARVGALAWNADQLSSGSRDRMILQRDIRTPPLQSERRLQGHRQEVCGLKWSTDHQLLASGGNDNKLLVWNHSSLSPVQQYTEHLAAVKAIAWSPHQHGLLASGGGTADRCIRFWNTLTGQPLQCIDTGSQVCNLAWSKHANELVSTHGYSQNQILVWKYPSLTQVAKLTGHSYRVLYLAMSPDGEAIVTGAGDETLRFWNVFSKTRSTKLAPSPAA; encoded by the exons ATGGACCAGGACTACGAGCGGCGCCTGCTCCGGCAGATCGTCATCCAGAACGAGAATACGATGCCGTGC GTTGCAGAGATGCGGCGAACCCTGACACCCGCCAACTCCCCCGTGTCCTCCCCCAGCAAGCACGGGGACCGCTTCATCCCCTCCAGAGCCGGCGCCAACTGGAGCGTGAATTTCCACAGGATCAAC GAAAATGAGAAATCTCCCAGCCAAAACCGGAAAGCCAAGGACGCCACCTCGGACAACGGCAAAG ACGGCCTGGCCTACTCGGCTCTGCTGAAGAACGAACTGCTCGGTGCCGGCATCGAGAAGGTGCAGGACCCGCAGACGGAGGACCGCAGGCTGCAGCCCTCCACGCCTGAGAGGAAGGGCCTCTTCACG TATTCCCTCAGCGCCAAGCGCTCCAGCCCCGACGATGGCAATGACGTGTCTCCCTACTCCCTGTCCCCCGTCAGCAACAAGAG TCAGAAGTTACTACGGTCACCACGGAAACCCACCCGTAAGATCTCCAAGATCCCCTTCAAGGTCCTGGACGCGCCCGAGCTGCAGGACGACTTCTACCTGAACCTGGTGGACTGGTCATCCCTCAACGTGCTCAGCGTGGGGCTGGGGACCTGCGTGTACCTGTGGAGCGCCTGCACCAGCCAG GTGACCCGGCTCTGTGACCTCTCCGTGGAAGGGGACTCGGTGACCTCCGTGGGCTGGTCTGAGAGG GGGAACCTGGTGGCCGTCGGCACACACAAGGGCTTCGTGCAGATCTGGGATGCGGCCGCAGGGAAGAAGCTGTCCATGCTGGAAGGCCACACAGCGCGCGTTG GGGCGCTGGCCTGGAACGCCGACCAGCTCTCGTCCGGGAGCCGGGACCGCATGATCCTGCAGAGGGACATCCGCACGCCGCCCTTGCAGTCAGAGCGGCGGCTGCAGGGCCACCGGCAGGAGGTGTGTGGGCTCAAGTGGTCCACGGACCACCAGCTGCTCGCCTCAGGGGGCAACGACAACAAG CTGCTGGTCTGGAACCACTCAAGCCTGAGCCCCGTGCAGCAGTACACAGAGCACCTGGCGGCCGTGAAGGCCATCGCCTGGTCCCCGCACCAGCACGGGCTGCTGGCATCCGGCGGCGGCACAGCCGACCGCTGCATCCGCTTCTGGAACACGCTCACGGGGCAGCCGCTGCAGTGCATCGACACCGGCTCCCAGGTGTGCAACCTCGCCTGGTCCAAGCACGCCAATGAGCTG GTGAGCACGCACGGCTACTCGCAGAACCAGATCCTCGTCTGGAAATACCCATCCCTGACACAGGTGGCCAAGCTGACCGGGCACTCCTACCGGGTCCTCTACCTG GCCATGTCCCCTGACGGAGAGGCCATAGTCACTGGTGCTGGAGATGAAACCCTGAGGTTCTGGAATGTCTTTAGCAAAACCCGTTCGACAAAG CTGGCGCCCAGCCCAGCGGCCTAG
- the FZR1 gene encoding fizzy-related protein homolog isoform X1: MDQDYERRLLRQIVIQNENTMPCVAEMRRTLTPANSPVSSPSKHGDRFIPSRAGANWSVNFHRINENEKSPSQNRKAKDATSDNGKDGLAYSALLKNELLGAGIEKVQDPQTEDRRLQPSTPERKGLFTYSLSAKRSSPDDGNDVSPYSLSPVSNKSQKLLRSPRKPTRKISKIPFKVLDAPELQDDFYLNLVDWSSLNVLSVGLGTCVYLWSACTSQVTRLCDLSVEGDSVTSVGWSERGNLVAVGTHKGFVQIWDAAAGKKLSMLEGHTARVGALAWNADQLSSGSRDRMILQRDIRTPPLQSERRLQGHRQEVCGLKWSTDHQLLASGGNDNKLLVWNHSSLSPVQQYTEHLAAVKAIAWSPHQHGLLASGGGTADRCIRFWNTLTGQPLQCIDTGSQVCNLAWSKHANELVSTHGYSQNQILVWKYPSLTQVAKLTGHSYRVLYLAMSPDGEAIVTGAGDETLRFWNVFSKTRSTKVKWESVSVLNLFTRIR, translated from the exons ATGGACCAGGACTACGAGCGGCGCCTGCTCCGGCAGATCGTCATCCAGAACGAGAATACGATGCCGTGC GTTGCAGAGATGCGGCGAACCCTGACACCCGCCAACTCCCCCGTGTCCTCCCCCAGCAAGCACGGGGACCGCTTCATCCCCTCCAGAGCCGGCGCCAACTGGAGCGTGAATTTCCACAGGATCAAC GAAAATGAGAAATCTCCCAGCCAAAACCGGAAAGCCAAGGACGCCACCTCGGACAACGGCAAAG ACGGCCTGGCCTACTCGGCTCTGCTGAAGAACGAACTGCTCGGTGCCGGCATCGAGAAGGTGCAGGACCCGCAGACGGAGGACCGCAGGCTGCAGCCCTCCACGCCTGAGAGGAAGGGCCTCTTCACG TATTCCCTCAGCGCCAAGCGCTCCAGCCCCGACGATGGCAATGACGTGTCTCCCTACTCCCTGTCCCCCGTCAGCAACAAGAG TCAGAAGTTACTACGGTCACCACGGAAACCCACCCGTAAGATCTCCAAGATCCCCTTCAAGGTCCTGGACGCGCCCGAGCTGCAGGACGACTTCTACCTGAACCTGGTGGACTGGTCATCCCTCAACGTGCTCAGCGTGGGGCTGGGGACCTGCGTGTACCTGTGGAGCGCCTGCACCAGCCAG GTGACCCGGCTCTGTGACCTCTCCGTGGAAGGGGACTCGGTGACCTCCGTGGGCTGGTCTGAGAGG GGGAACCTGGTGGCCGTCGGCACACACAAGGGCTTCGTGCAGATCTGGGATGCGGCCGCAGGGAAGAAGCTGTCCATGCTGGAAGGCCACACAGCGCGCGTTG GGGCGCTGGCCTGGAACGCCGACCAGCTCTCGTCCGGGAGCCGGGACCGCATGATCCTGCAGAGGGACATCCGCACGCCGCCCTTGCAGTCAGAGCGGCGGCTGCAGGGCCACCGGCAGGAGGTGTGTGGGCTCAAGTGGTCCACGGACCACCAGCTGCTCGCCTCAGGGGGCAACGACAACAAG CTGCTGGTCTGGAACCACTCAAGCCTGAGCCCCGTGCAGCAGTACACAGAGCACCTGGCGGCCGTGAAGGCCATCGCCTGGTCCCCGCACCAGCACGGGCTGCTGGCATCCGGCGGCGGCACAGCCGACCGCTGCATCCGCTTCTGGAACACGCTCACGGGGCAGCCGCTGCAGTGCATCGACACCGGCTCCCAGGTGTGCAACCTCGCCTGGTCCAAGCACGCCAATGAGCTG GTGAGCACGCACGGCTACTCGCAGAACCAGATCCTCGTCTGGAAATACCCATCCCTGACACAGGTGGCCAAGCTGACCGGGCACTCCTACCGGGTCCTCTACCTG GCCATGTCCCCTGACGGAGAGGCCATAGTCACTGGTGCTGGAGATGAAACCCTGAGGTTCTGGAATGTCTTTAGCAAAACCCGTTCGACAAAGGTAAAGTGG GAATCCGTGTCCGTCCTCAACCTCTTCACCAGGATCCGGTAA
- the FZR1 gene encoding fizzy-related protein homolog isoform X2 translates to MDQDYERRLLRQIVIQNENTMPCVAEMRRTLTPANSPVSSPSKHGDRFIPSRAGANWSVNFHRINENEKSPSQNRKAKDATSDNGKDGLAYSALLKNELLGAGIEKVQDPQTEDRRLQPSTPERKGLFTYSLSAKRSSPDDGNDVSPYSLSPVSNKSQKLLRSPRKPTRKISKIPFKVLDAPELQDDFYLNLVDWSSLNVLSVGLGTCVYLWSACTSQVTRLCDLSVEGDSVTSVGWSERGNLVAVGTHKGFVQIWDAAAGKKLSMLEGHTARVGALAWNADQLSSGSRDRMILQRDIRTPPLQSERRLQGHRQEVCGLKWSTDHQLLASGGNDNKLLVWNHSSLSPVQQYTEHLAAVKAIAWSPHQHGLLASGGGTADRCIRFWNTLTGQPLQCIDTGSQVCNLAWSKHANELVSTHGYSQNQILVWKYPSLTQVAKLTGHSYRVLYLAMSPDGEAIVTGAGDETLRFWNVFSKTRSTKESVSVLNLFTRIR, encoded by the exons ATGGACCAGGACTACGAGCGGCGCCTGCTCCGGCAGATCGTCATCCAGAACGAGAATACGATGCCGTGC GTTGCAGAGATGCGGCGAACCCTGACACCCGCCAACTCCCCCGTGTCCTCCCCCAGCAAGCACGGGGACCGCTTCATCCCCTCCAGAGCCGGCGCCAACTGGAGCGTGAATTTCCACAGGATCAAC GAAAATGAGAAATCTCCCAGCCAAAACCGGAAAGCCAAGGACGCCACCTCGGACAACGGCAAAG ACGGCCTGGCCTACTCGGCTCTGCTGAAGAACGAACTGCTCGGTGCCGGCATCGAGAAGGTGCAGGACCCGCAGACGGAGGACCGCAGGCTGCAGCCCTCCACGCCTGAGAGGAAGGGCCTCTTCACG TATTCCCTCAGCGCCAAGCGCTCCAGCCCCGACGATGGCAATGACGTGTCTCCCTACTCCCTGTCCCCCGTCAGCAACAAGAG TCAGAAGTTACTACGGTCACCACGGAAACCCACCCGTAAGATCTCCAAGATCCCCTTCAAGGTCCTGGACGCGCCCGAGCTGCAGGACGACTTCTACCTGAACCTGGTGGACTGGTCATCCCTCAACGTGCTCAGCGTGGGGCTGGGGACCTGCGTGTACCTGTGGAGCGCCTGCACCAGCCAG GTGACCCGGCTCTGTGACCTCTCCGTGGAAGGGGACTCGGTGACCTCCGTGGGCTGGTCTGAGAGG GGGAACCTGGTGGCCGTCGGCACACACAAGGGCTTCGTGCAGATCTGGGATGCGGCCGCAGGGAAGAAGCTGTCCATGCTGGAAGGCCACACAGCGCGCGTTG GGGCGCTGGCCTGGAACGCCGACCAGCTCTCGTCCGGGAGCCGGGACCGCATGATCCTGCAGAGGGACATCCGCACGCCGCCCTTGCAGTCAGAGCGGCGGCTGCAGGGCCACCGGCAGGAGGTGTGTGGGCTCAAGTGGTCCACGGACCACCAGCTGCTCGCCTCAGGGGGCAACGACAACAAG CTGCTGGTCTGGAACCACTCAAGCCTGAGCCCCGTGCAGCAGTACACAGAGCACCTGGCGGCCGTGAAGGCCATCGCCTGGTCCCCGCACCAGCACGGGCTGCTGGCATCCGGCGGCGGCACAGCCGACCGCTGCATCCGCTTCTGGAACACGCTCACGGGGCAGCCGCTGCAGTGCATCGACACCGGCTCCCAGGTGTGCAACCTCGCCTGGTCCAAGCACGCCAATGAGCTG GTGAGCACGCACGGCTACTCGCAGAACCAGATCCTCGTCTGGAAATACCCATCCCTGACACAGGTGGCCAAGCTGACCGGGCACTCCTACCGGGTCCTCTACCTG GCCATGTCCCCTGACGGAGAGGCCATAGTCACTGGTGCTGGAGATGAAACCCTGAGGTTCTGGAATGTCTTTAGCAAAACCCGTTCGACAAAG GAATCCGTGTCCGTCCTCAACCTCTTCACCAGGATCCGGTAA
- the FZR1 gene encoding fizzy-related protein homolog isoform X4 translates to MRRTLTPANSPVSSPSKHGDRFIPSRAGANWSVNFHRINENEKSPSQNRKAKDATSDNGKDGLAYSALLKNELLGAGIEKVQDPQTEDRRLQPSTPERKGLFTYSLSAKRSSPDDGNDVSPYSLSPVSNKSQKLLRSPRKPTRKISKIPFKVLDAPELQDDFYLNLVDWSSLNVLSVGLGTCVYLWSACTSQVTRLCDLSVEGDSVTSVGWSERGNLVAVGTHKGFVQIWDAAAGKKLSMLEGHTARVGALAWNADQLSSGSRDRMILQRDIRTPPLQSERRLQGHRQEVCGLKWSTDHQLLASGGNDNKLLVWNHSSLSPVQQYTEHLAAVKAIAWSPHQHGLLASGGGTADRCIRFWNTLTGQPLQCIDTGSQVCNLAWSKHANELVSTHGYSQNQILVWKYPSLTQVAKLTGHSYRVLYLAMSPDGEAIVTGAGDETLRFWNVFSKTRSTKVKWESVSVLNLFTRIR, encoded by the exons ATGCGGCGAACCCTGACACCCGCCAACTCCCCCGTGTCCTCCCCCAGCAAGCACGGGGACCGCTTCATCCCCTCCAGAGCCGGCGCCAACTGGAGCGTGAATTTCCACAGGATCAAC GAAAATGAGAAATCTCCCAGCCAAAACCGGAAAGCCAAGGACGCCACCTCGGACAACGGCAAAG ACGGCCTGGCCTACTCGGCTCTGCTGAAGAACGAACTGCTCGGTGCCGGCATCGAGAAGGTGCAGGACCCGCAGACGGAGGACCGCAGGCTGCAGCCCTCCACGCCTGAGAGGAAGGGCCTCTTCACG TATTCCCTCAGCGCCAAGCGCTCCAGCCCCGACGATGGCAATGACGTGTCTCCCTACTCCCTGTCCCCCGTCAGCAACAAGAG TCAGAAGTTACTACGGTCACCACGGAAACCCACCCGTAAGATCTCCAAGATCCCCTTCAAGGTCCTGGACGCGCCCGAGCTGCAGGACGACTTCTACCTGAACCTGGTGGACTGGTCATCCCTCAACGTGCTCAGCGTGGGGCTGGGGACCTGCGTGTACCTGTGGAGCGCCTGCACCAGCCAG GTGACCCGGCTCTGTGACCTCTCCGTGGAAGGGGACTCGGTGACCTCCGTGGGCTGGTCTGAGAGG GGGAACCTGGTGGCCGTCGGCACACACAAGGGCTTCGTGCAGATCTGGGATGCGGCCGCAGGGAAGAAGCTGTCCATGCTGGAAGGCCACACAGCGCGCGTTG GGGCGCTGGCCTGGAACGCCGACCAGCTCTCGTCCGGGAGCCGGGACCGCATGATCCTGCAGAGGGACATCCGCACGCCGCCCTTGCAGTCAGAGCGGCGGCTGCAGGGCCACCGGCAGGAGGTGTGTGGGCTCAAGTGGTCCACGGACCACCAGCTGCTCGCCTCAGGGGGCAACGACAACAAG CTGCTGGTCTGGAACCACTCAAGCCTGAGCCCCGTGCAGCAGTACACAGAGCACCTGGCGGCCGTGAAGGCCATCGCCTGGTCCCCGCACCAGCACGGGCTGCTGGCATCCGGCGGCGGCACAGCCGACCGCTGCATCCGCTTCTGGAACACGCTCACGGGGCAGCCGCTGCAGTGCATCGACACCGGCTCCCAGGTGTGCAACCTCGCCTGGTCCAAGCACGCCAATGAGCTG GTGAGCACGCACGGCTACTCGCAGAACCAGATCCTCGTCTGGAAATACCCATCCCTGACACAGGTGGCCAAGCTGACCGGGCACTCCTACCGGGTCCTCTACCTG GCCATGTCCCCTGACGGAGAGGCCATAGTCACTGGTGCTGGAGATGAAACCCTGAGGTTCTGGAATGTCTTTAGCAAAACCCGTTCGACAAAGGTAAAGTGG GAATCCGTGTCCGTCCTCAACCTCTTCACCAGGATCCGGTAA
- the C3H19orf71 gene encoding uncharacterized protein C19orf71 homolog isoform X3, translating to MSARLLQPLLSRLGPSAGGEAVAWIVASRPSCCQDTGPPLLLSTMAPQALEAGAPGHAEADMQTLRQEAARPYVPRGTLEVNLPASLYSDDYLSQEGPRQTPAIKQATRWKYTPMGRDAAGQLWYTGLTNSDSREAWNMLPRALDSPHLEAYARRHGCHSPQERSMPSGIHRHQFGVEPLWRASDYVPYLSAPQRPRYTTQNYRQWDLEPRCPSTGRQPPPVHVASH from the exons ATGAGCGCCCgcctcctccagcctctgctctCCCGGCTCGGCCCCTCAGCTGGGGGAGAGGCAGTGGCCTGGATTGTGGCCAGCAGACCCAGCTGTTGCCAGGACACCGGGCCGCCTTTGTTGCTGTCAACAATGGCCCCGCAGGCCTTGGAGGCAGGAGCCCCTGGGCACGCAGAGGCAGACATGcagaccctgaggcaggaggcTGCCCGGCCCTACGTCCCCCGGGGGACCCTGGAAGTGAACCTCCCGGCATCTCTCTACAG cGATGACTACCTGTCCCAGGAGGGGCCCCGCCAGACGCCGGCCATCAAGCAGGCGACGCGCTGGAAGTACACGCCCATGGGACGAGACGCGGCCGGCCAGCTGTGGTACACGGGCCTGACCAACTCGGACTCCCGAGAAGCCTGGAACATGCTCCCTCGGGCTCTGGACAGCCCGCACCTCGAGGCTTATGCCCGCAGGCACGGATGCCACAGCCCCCAGGAGCGCAGCATGCCCTCGG GGATCCACAGGCACCAATTCGGGGTCGAGCCGCTGTGGCGGGCGTCTGACTACGTGCCATACCTGTCGGCGCCCCAGCGCCCGCGCTACACCACCCAGAACTACCGGCAGTGGGACCTGGAACCCCGCTGCCCCTCCACCGGCCGGCAGCCCCCGCCCGTCCACGTGGCCAGTCACTGA
- the C3H19orf71 gene encoding uncharacterized protein C19orf71 homolog isoform X2 produces the protein MSARLLQPLLSRLGPSAGGEAVAWIVASRPSCCQDTGPPLLLSTMAPQALEAGAPGHAEADMQTLRQEAARPYVPRGTLEVNLPASLYSDDYLSQEGPRQTPAIKQATRWKYTPMGRDAAGQLWYTGLTNSDSREAWNMLPRALDSPHLEAYARRHGCHSPQERSMPSAYTQRLRETAWYDPVIPAQYRGPRARYGSVLWKDRPIQGEEYGIHRHQFGVEPLWRASDYVPYLSAPQRPRYTTQNYRQWDLEPRCPSTGRQPPPVHVASH, from the exons ATGAGCGCCCgcctcctccagcctctgctctCCCGGCTCGGCCCCTCAGCTGGGGGAGAGGCAGTGGCCTGGATTGTGGCCAGCAGACCCAGCTGTTGCCAGGACACCGGGCCGCCTTTGTTGCTGTCAACAATGGCCCCGCAGGCCTTGGAGGCAGGAGCCCCTGGGCACGCAGAGGCAGACATGcagaccctgaggcaggaggcTGCCCGGCCCTACGTCCCCCGGGGGACCCTGGAAGTGAACCTCCCGGCATCTCTCTACAG cGATGACTACCTGTCCCAGGAGGGGCCCCGCCAGACGCCGGCCATCAAGCAGGCGACGCGCTGGAAGTACACGCCCATGGGACGAGACGCGGCCGGCCAGCTGTGGTACACGGGCCTGACCAACTCGGACTCCCGAGAAGCCTGGAACATGCTCCCTCGGGCTCTGGACAGCCCGCACCTCGAGGCTTATGCCCGCAGGCACGGATGCCACAGCCCCCAGGAGCGCAGCATGCCCTCGG CCTACACCCAGCGTCTCCGGGAGACCGCCTGGTACGACCCCGTCATCCCCGCACAGTACAGGGGCCCCCGCGCGCGGTACGGGAGCGTGCTGTGGAAAGACAGACCCATCCAGGGCGAGGAGTACG GGATCCACAGGCACCAATTCGGGGTCGAGCCGCTGTGGCGGGCGTCTGACTACGTGCCATACCTGTCGGCGCCCCAGCGCCCGCGCTACACCACCCAGAACTACCGGCAGTGGGACCTGGAACCCCGCTGCCCCTCCACCGGCCGGCAGCCCCCGCCCGTCCACGTGGCCAGTCACTGA
- the C3H19orf71 gene encoding uncharacterized protein C19orf71 homolog isoform X1: protein MSARLLQPLLSRLGPSAGGEAVAWIVASRPSCCQDTGPPLLLSTMAPQALEAGAPGHAEADMQTLRQEAARPYVPRGTLEVNLPASLYSDDYLSQEGPRQTPAIKQATRWKYTPMGRDAAGQLWYTGLTNSDSREAWNMLPRALDSPHLEAYARRHGCHSPQERSMPSAYTQRLRETAWYDPVIPAQYRGPRARYGSVLWKDRPIQGEEYGEPGPGAGDPGAGGETARGQEAGPAGDPGPGPPGIHRHQFGVEPLWRASDYVPYLSAPQRPRYTTQNYRQWDLEPRCPSTGRQPPPVHVASH from the exons ATGAGCGCCCgcctcctccagcctctgctctCCCGGCTCGGCCCCTCAGCTGGGGGAGAGGCAGTGGCCTGGATTGTGGCCAGCAGACCCAGCTGTTGCCAGGACACCGGGCCGCCTTTGTTGCTGTCAACAATGGCCCCGCAGGCCTTGGAGGCAGGAGCCCCTGGGCACGCAGAGGCAGACATGcagaccctgaggcaggaggcTGCCCGGCCCTACGTCCCCCGGGGGACCCTGGAAGTGAACCTCCCGGCATCTCTCTACAG cGATGACTACCTGTCCCAGGAGGGGCCCCGCCAGACGCCGGCCATCAAGCAGGCGACGCGCTGGAAGTACACGCCCATGGGACGAGACGCGGCCGGCCAGCTGTGGTACACGGGCCTGACCAACTCGGACTCCCGAGAAGCCTGGAACATGCTCCCTCGGGCTCTGGACAGCCCGCACCTCGAGGCTTATGCCCGCAGGCACGGATGCCACAGCCCCCAGGAGCGCAGCATGCCCTCGG CCTACACCCAGCGTCTCCGGGAGACCGCCTGGTACGACCCCGTCATCCCCGCACAGTACAGGGGCCCCCGCGCGCGGTACGGGAGCGTGCTGTGGAAAGACAGACCCATCCAGGGCGAGGAGTACGGTGAGCCTGGGCCAGGGGCAGGCgacccaggggctgggggtgagacCGCCCGGGGCCAGGAGGCGGGGCCAGCCGGTGACCCGGGTCCTGGCCCCCCAGGGATCCACAGGCACCAATTCGGGGTCGAGCCGCTGTGGCGGGCGTCTGACTACGTGCCATACCTGTCGGCGCCCCAGCGCCCGCGCTACACCACCCAGAACTACCGGCAGTGGGACCTGGAACCCCGCTGCCCCTCCACCGGCCGGCAGCCCCCGCCCGTCCACGTGGCCAGTCACTGA